Proteins encoded together in one uncultured Desulfosarcina sp. window:
- a CDS encoding HD domain-containing phosphohydrolase gives MVSSYHQYFKAFTDVSKAIHSGMETEEILGRIVASITETMMAKGCIYWIVDRVAGCIAHKVTSGFDFRSLSAVNLDTLQVLFPPDAESMVFIEDARYEERLPDLERLGKRRVVSVIGMPVEIVAPYTGILAVYFGSKRNLTPGEVDFLTALGEQGAIALHKALRYDERLLDTFRQTVEGLAMALEAKHPETHGHSLNVARLARATARKMGLPDAQAQALYQAGLLHDIGKIGTGREILGRLGCLNSREMDLIRLHPVVGARILQPLTFLSHLIPMVRYHHENMDGSGYPEGLKGNAIPLGARILKVCDAFETMISGRAGLKPIGLEEAAVQLKAGAGTRFDPEAATALVAAIHENPGILDSPMGSDAELARFEALFREHQRVECLEPWSSASF, from the coding sequence ATGGTTTCCAGTTATCACCAATATTTCAAGGCGTTTACCGACGTTTCCAAAGCCATCCATTCCGGCATGGAGACCGAGGAAATTCTTGGGCGGATCGTCGCATCCATTACCGAAACCATGATGGCCAAAGGCTGCATCTACTGGATCGTCGATCGCGTGGCCGGATGTATCGCCCACAAAGTCACCAGCGGATTCGACTTCCGCAGCCTGTCGGCCGTGAACCTGGATACCCTGCAAGTTCTGTTTCCACCGGATGCAGAAAGCATGGTGTTCATCGAGGATGCCCGCTATGAGGAGCGGCTGCCGGATCTCGAACGGCTGGGCAAGCGGCGGGTGGTGTCGGTGATCGGCATGCCGGTGGAGATCGTTGCGCCCTATACCGGGATATTGGCCGTTTATTTCGGCTCCAAAAGAAATCTGACCCCCGGAGAGGTGGATTTTCTCACCGCCCTTGGCGAGCAGGGAGCCATTGCCCTGCACAAGGCCCTGCGCTATGACGAGAGGCTTCTGGATACCTTTCGCCAGACCGTGGAGGGACTGGCCATGGCGCTGGAGGCCAAGCATCCGGAAACCCACGGCCATTCCCTGAACGTGGCCCGGCTTGCACGGGCGACGGCCCGAAAAATGGGACTGCCCGATGCCCAGGCCCAGGCGCTATACCAGGCAGGGCTTTTGCACGATATCGGCAAAATCGGTACCGGTCGGGAGATTCTGGGGCGCCTGGGATGTCTGAACAGCCGGGAGATGGATCTGATCCGACTCCACCCGGTGGTGGGCGCCAGGATCCTGCAGCCGCTTACGTTCCTGTCCCACCTGATCCCCATGGTGCGCTACCACCATGAAAATATGGATGGCAGCGGCTACCCGGAAGGCCTGAAAGGCAACGCCATTCCGTTGGGCGCTCGTATCTTAAAGGTTTGCGACGCCTTCGAAACCATGATTTCCGGCCGGGCCGGGTTGAAACCCATCGGTCTTGAGGAGGCCGCCGTGCAGTTGAAAGCCGGCGCCGGAACCCGTTTCGATCCCGAGGCTGCGACAGCCCTGGTGGCGGCCATTCATGAAAATCCCGGCATACTGGACAGCCCCATGGGGTCCGATGCGGAACTGGCCCGTTTCGAAGCGCTGTTCCGGGAACACCAGCGGGTTGAATGTTTGGAACCGTGGAGTTCTGCAAGCTTTTGA
- a CDS encoding enoyl-CoA hydratase-related protein yields MAETVVIEHLENNIGEITLNRADSLNTFTLALAAELNDALLQLDGDSAVRVILIKGAGKAFCAGIDVGDFFGKSAMEYKKWIASMETPLITISRLNKPVIAQVHGVAAANGAGLVAACDLAIAADTARMGLTAINVGLNCVGPVIPVSRSVGRKRAMELLLYGELIKAPAALDMGLINKVVPADDLEVEARRWAAVLAAKSPIAVQIAKSAFYSAADLEYDKAFEYMNEAFARLCSTEDAKEGVSAFLEKRQPDWKEK; encoded by the coding sequence ATGGCCGAAACCGTAGTCATCGAGCATCTGGAGAACAACATCGGCGAAATCACCCTGAATCGTGCCGACAGCCTCAACACTTTCACCCTCGCCCTGGCCGCGGAACTCAACGACGCGCTGCTCCAGCTGGACGGCGATTCTGCGGTACGGGTGATCCTTATTAAGGGTGCGGGCAAAGCCTTTTGCGCAGGCATCGACGTGGGCGATTTTTTCGGCAAGAGTGCCATGGAATACAAGAAGTGGATCGCCAGCATGGAAACCCCCCTGATAACGATCAGCCGCCTGAATAAGCCCGTGATTGCCCAGGTACACGGCGTTGCCGCCGCCAACGGGGCCGGCCTTGTGGCGGCCTGCGATCTGGCCATTGCCGCCGACACCGCCCGCATGGGGCTGACGGCCATCAACGTGGGCCTCAACTGTGTGGGTCCCGTGATTCCAGTTTCCCGCTCCGTGGGCCGCAAGCGGGCCATGGAACTGCTGCTTTACGGCGAACTGATCAAGGCGCCGGCCGCTCTGGATATGGGGCTGATCAACAAGGTGGTGCCGGCCGACGATCTGGAGGTGGAAGCCCGTCGATGGGCCGCCGTACTGGCCGCCAAAAGCCCCATTGCGGTGCAGATCGCCAAATCCGCTTTTTATTCGGCGGCCGACCTGGAATACGACAAGGCCTTCGAATACATGAACGAGGCGTTCGCCCGCCTGTGCTCCACCGAAGATGCCAAGGAAGGCGTGTCGGCTTTCTTGGAAAAACGGCAGCCGGACTGGAAAGAGAAATAG
- a CDS encoding antibiotic biosynthesis monooxygenase, with product MIKVHIGRTPSGENEEALVKLINQLRSTIAGRPGYLSSETLKRVDPPGEILVVSKWQSRFYWEQWYASEERMDIQKRIDDLLESKTRYEIYEYE from the coding sequence ATGATCAAGGTCCATATCGGAAGAACCCCATCCGGCGAAAACGAGGAGGCGCTGGTGAAGCTGATCAACCAGCTCCGATCGACCATTGCCGGCCGACCCGGCTATCTGTCCAGCGAAACGCTCAAACGGGTCGATCCACCGGGCGAGATCCTGGTGGTTTCCAAATGGCAGTCCCGTTTTTACTGGGAGCAGTGGTATGCCAGCGAAGAACGCATGGACATCCAAAAGCGCATCGATGACCTGCTCGAATCCAAGACCCGATACGAAATTTATGAATATGAATAA
- a CDS encoding acyl-CoA thioesterase — translation MAATHDIRMKVPFHDLDPMQVVWHGNYFKYFDVVRFGLFASVGVDLYAYLTERKMVFPITRTSIKHILPLHFDESFICRATVTEARYKIAMDFEIRRPETGEICTRGKAEQVAVKLPDMALEFEIPPEITRALGF, via the coding sequence ATGGCGGCAACCCACGATATTCGAATGAAAGTGCCCTTCCACGACCTGGATCCCATGCAGGTGGTATGGCACGGCAATTACTTCAAGTACTTCGATGTGGTCCGGTTCGGACTGTTCGCATCGGTGGGTGTCGATTTGTATGCCTACCTCACCGAGCGGAAGATGGTTTTTCCGATCACACGGACCTCCATCAAGCACATCCTGCCGCTGCATTTTGACGAGAGCTTCATCTGCCGGGCCACCGTCACCGAAGCCCGCTATAAGATCGCCATGGATTTCGAGATCCGCCGGCCGGAGACGGGTGAAATCTGCACCCGGGGAAAGGCGGAGCAGGTGGCGGTGAAACTGCCGGACATGGCCCTGGAGTTCGAAATCCCGCCGGAAATCACCCGGGCCCTGGGCTTCTGA
- a CDS encoding DegV family protein, with amino-acid sequence MDRIISRSLVAGCERVAAWADLLDAINVFPVADGDTGRNLKISLAPLIGSNGASDRLPQMLIESATGNSGNIAAAFFSRFLERAAPGKLGACIAAGQKAAWKSLADPKPGTMLTVFDALAQISEQWPADIAGDYADAAIEKLDAAVRSTTAMLPELNRAGVVDAGALGMFIFFEGFFHRLAGESVPMSPVTERFGGLLTVSDAVAGGQFSGYCVNTTLRSRQAFQWSSATESLGESVVAIADGDRLRLHLHTRDHREVREKLERLGEIVDWQVDAMIDESVMPRKAAGSQTVHIMTDAAGSLTREEARQLGVTLLDSHLVVGSRSVPETLLDPRELYTAMADGRPVSTAQASVFQKHQSYESVLGQYGRVIYLSVGSVYTGNFRTACQWREENGHGDRFAVIDTGAASGRLGLIVRQVARAAQSGCTIEDLVPLAKRIVENCDELVFLDQLKFLAAGGRISRSKGFFGDLIGIKPVIRPTAEGAAKAGTVRKTSEQVPFAVRYLKQRYPSNACLTILLQFSDNEQRVRERIRPEIKRQFPEARIEITRISLTSGAHMGPGTWAIAFSGES; translated from the coding sequence ATGGACCGGATCATCTCCCGATCCCTGGTGGCCGGCTGCGAGCGGGTGGCCGCCTGGGCTGATCTTTTAGACGCGATCAACGTTTTTCCGGTGGCCGATGGCGACACCGGGCGCAACCTGAAGATCAGCCTTGCGCCCCTGATCGGCAGCAACGGCGCGTCCGACCGGCTCCCGCAGATGTTGATCGAGTCGGCCACGGGCAATTCCGGCAACATCGCCGCGGCCTTTTTTTCCCGTTTTCTGGAACGGGCGGCACCCGGCAAATTGGGCGCCTGCATTGCCGCCGGTCAAAAAGCCGCCTGGAAGTCTCTGGCCGATCCCAAACCCGGCACCATGCTCACCGTCTTCGATGCGCTTGCACAAATTTCGGAGCAATGGCCCGCCGACATTGCCGGGGATTATGCCGATGCCGCTATCGAAAAGCTGGATGCGGCGGTTCGGTCCACGACAGCAATGCTGCCGGAATTGAACCGGGCCGGCGTGGTGGATGCCGGCGCATTGGGGATGTTCATCTTTTTCGAAGGGTTTTTCCATCGATTGGCCGGTGAAAGCGTCCCTATGTCGCCGGTTACCGAGCGTTTCGGCGGCCTGCTGACCGTATCCGATGCGGTGGCTGGCGGTCAATTCTCCGGATATTGCGTGAACACGACCCTGCGGTCCCGGCAAGCGTTTCAATGGTCATCGGCGACCGAAAGTTTGGGAGAAAGCGTGGTGGCCATTGCCGATGGCGACCGTCTCCGGTTGCACCTGCACACGCGGGATCATCGGGAAGTCCGGGAGAAGCTCGAACGTCTGGGCGAGATTGTCGACTGGCAGGTGGATGCCATGATCGACGAGTCAGTGATGCCGAGGAAGGCTGCCGGTTCGCAGACGGTTCACATCATGACCGACGCCGCCGGGTCCCTGACCCGGGAAGAAGCCCGGCAATTGGGTGTGACCCTGCTGGACAGCCACCTGGTCGTGGGCAGCCGCAGCGTTCCGGAAACCCTGCTCGACCCCCGGGAACTTTACACGGCCATGGCTGACGGCCGACCGGTATCCACGGCCCAGGCTTCCGTTTTCCAGAAGCACCAGAGCTACGAGAGCGTCCTGGGACAGTATGGTCGGGTGATTTACCTGAGCGTGGGTTCGGTCTACACGGGAAATTTCCGCACCGCCTGCCAGTGGCGGGAGGAAAACGGCCATGGTGATCGTTTTGCGGTGATCGACACCGGGGCCGCTTCGGGACGGTTGGGGCTGATTGTGCGACAGGTGGCCCGGGCGGCGCAGTCGGGCTGCACCATCGAGGACCTCGTGCCCCTGGCGAAACGTATCGTGGAGAATTGTGACGAATTGGTTTTTTTGGACCAGCTCAAATTTCTGGCCGCCGGCGGGCGCATTTCCAGATCCAAGGGATTTTTCGGCGATCTGATCGGCATCAAGCCGGTGATCCGACCGACGGCCGAGGGCGCGGCCAAGGCCGGCACGGTCAGAAAGACATCCGAGCAGGTGCCCTTTGCCGTCCGTTATCTGAAGCAGCGCTACCCGTCGAACGCATGCCTGACCATTTTGCTGCAGTTTTCCGACAACGAACAGCGGGTGCGCGAGCGCATCCGGCCGGAGATTAAGCGGCAGTTTCCGGAAGCACGGATTGAAATCACCCGGATTTCGCTCACGTCGGGGGCGCATATGGGGCCGGGGACTTGGGCGATTGCGTTTTCTGGCGAAAGCTGA
- a CDS encoding TRL domain-containing protein: MRNIRPFVAIIIVVGLMLLSGCAYVDVKSPLDVDLDKTTLGEKKGVAEARSVLWLFAWGDASYAAAAADGGITTLRHADQEVFNVLFGLYTRWRVVVYGD, translated from the coding sequence ATGCGAAACATTCGACCGTTTGTGGCCATCATCATCGTTGTCGGCCTCATGCTGCTATCCGGCTGCGCCTATGTGGATGTCAAATCGCCTCTGGATGTGGATCTGGACAAGACCACGCTGGGTGAGAAAAAAGGCGTGGCCGAGGCCCGCAGCGTGCTGTGGCTGTTTGCCTGGGGCGACGCCAGTTACGCGGCCGCGGCGGCCGACGGCGGCATCACGACCCTGCGGCACGCCGACCAGGAGGTTTTCAATGTCCTCTTCGGCCTCTATACCCGCTGGCGGGTGGTGGTCTATGGGGACTGA
- a CDS encoding glycosyltransferase family 2 protein: protein MTENAQSVGKAGDHRFAVVIPTYNHGGRVAAVAREALALGWPVFVVDDGSTDDTAEKLRTVAGLHVIRHAVNRGKGAALISGMRRAAKMADYAIAMDADGQHDPADARRLAAAAAINRRVIVVGQREMADAPWTSRKGRAFSNFWVWISGGPKLADSQSGFRIYPLPETLDLGVVSRRYQFEVEVLARAAWQGIGVVEVPISARYGADLPRISHFHPFVDFLRNFGAFSRLITRRVFTPALWRTGSRRETSSRGQGASYRIL from the coding sequence ATGACCGAAAACGCGCAATCCGTTGGCAAGGCCGGCGATCACCGTTTTGCCGTGGTTATTCCCACTTACAATCACGGCGGGCGGGTGGCGGCGGTGGCCCGGGAGGCCCTGGCGCTGGGCTGGCCGGTCTTCGTGGTGGACGACGGCTCCACGGACGACACCGCCGAAAAACTGCGGACGGTTGCCGGCCTGCACGTGATCCGGCATGCGGTCAACCGGGGCAAGGGCGCTGCTCTGATCAGCGGCATGCGGCGTGCCGCAAAGATGGCCGATTACGCCATCGCCATGGACGCCGACGGCCAGCATGATCCAGCTGACGCCCGTAGACTGGCGGCGGCCGCGGCGATCAACCGGCGCGTCATTGTAGTGGGACAGCGGGAGATGGCCGATGCCCCCTGGACCAGCCGCAAGGGACGGGCCTTTTCCAACTTCTGGGTATGGATTTCCGGTGGACCGAAACTGGCCGACTCCCAGAGCGGTTTCCGGATTTATCCGCTTCCCGAAACCCTCGATCTGGGGGTGGTTTCCCGTCGCTACCAGTTCGAAGTCGAAGTATTGGCAAGGGCGGCCTGGCAGGGAATCGGGGTGGTCGAGGTGCCCATTTCCGCCCGATATGGCGCGGATCTGCCCCGGATTTCCCATTTTCATCCCTTTGTCGATTTTCTTCGTAATTTCGGTGCGTTCAGCCGTCTCATCACTCGAAGGGTATTCACCCCCGCGCTCTGGCGAACCGGCAGCCGGCGCGAAACGTCGAGCCGCGGCCAGGGAGCATCGTACAGAATCTTATGA
- a CDS encoding lysophospholipid acyltransferase family protein: MKLLFYRILTLLTRFFGSWFFTLVSGGIAAGYFLFFPGRVAVGMDFYRALFPRRGLLFHLWCTFRQFLDFTNVFRDRLLLADQGGGLATTFDGWERLRDAMQGSGGVLLMSHLGNWEVAARLLKKTLPDLKMMLYMGVKQQEQIEAMQKRVVRKSDIRIVAVDESGGSPLDIVESVRFLREGGLVSLTGDRVWHADQRTVPVRFLGQPVHLPAAPYLLAMAAGAPIFVFFALRTRGRHYLFCASEPIFIDAADRAQRDTAVARAAQQYADLLEKTVRRYPFQWHHFEPFIGK, from the coding sequence ATGAAGCTGTTGTTCTACCGCATCCTTACCCTGCTGACCCGTTTTTTCGGGTCGTGGTTCTTTACCCTGGTTTCCGGCGGCATTGCGGCCGGGTATTTTCTTTTTTTTCCCGGTCGGGTCGCCGTGGGAATGGATTTTTACCGCGCCCTTTTTCCCCGGCGAGGGCTGTTGTTTCATCTCTGGTGTACCTTCAGGCAGTTTCTCGATTTTACCAACGTTTTTCGGGATCGTCTGCTTCTGGCCGATCAGGGTGGAGGGCTTGCCACCACTTTCGACGGCTGGGAACGACTGCGCGATGCCATGCAGGGCTCCGGCGGGGTGCTGCTCATGTCCCATTTGGGCAACTGGGAGGTGGCCGCTCGGCTGCTGAAAAAGACCCTCCCGGATTTAAAAATGATGCTGTACATGGGCGTCAAGCAGCAGGAGCAGATCGAAGCCATGCAAAAGCGGGTCGTCCGTAAAAGCGACATCCGCATTGTGGCCGTGGACGAATCCGGCGGGTCGCCGCTGGATATTGTGGAAAGCGTCCGCTTTTTGCGGGAAGGCGGCCTGGTGTCGCTGACCGGCGATCGGGTCTGGCACGCCGACCAGCGCACGGTCCCGGTCCGATTTCTGGGGCAACCCGTACATCTGCCTGCGGCGCCCTACCTGCTGGCCATGGCTGCCGGCGCCCCCATTTTCGTTTTTTTCGCCCTGCGCACCCGCGGCCGCCACTATCTCTTCTGCGCATCGGAGCCGATTTTCATCGATGCCGCCGATCGTGCCCAGCGCGATACGGCCGTCGCCCGGGCCGCCCAGCAGTATGCCGACCTGCTGGAAAAGACCGTCCGGCGCTACCCTTTTCAATGGCATCATTTCGAGCCCTTTATCGGCAAATGA
- a CDS encoding phosphopantetheine-binding protein produces the protein MTRDEIQKAIIAIFSDQFEIENPGLEDDLREVHEFDSIDAIELLREIEILLGAQLSRDEKKAAMEIRTINQIVDYVVGLDRGRKRDEG, from the coding sequence ATGACACGCGACGAGATCCAAAAGGCGATCATCGCCATTTTTTCAGATCAGTTCGAGATCGAAAATCCGGGGCTGGAAGACGACCTGCGGGAAGTACACGAATTCGACAGCATCGACGCCATCGAACTGCTGCGGGAGATCGAGATTTTACTGGGCGCTCAGTTGTCCCGCGACGAGAAGAAGGCGGCCATGGAGATTCGTACGATCAATCAGATTGTGGATTATGTGGTGGGGTTGGACAGGGGGCGGAAGAGGGACGAAGGATGA
- a CDS encoding beta-ketoacyl synthase N-terminal-like domain-containing protein, which yields MERRVVITGGAAITPIGSTREAIVRSLTEGLSGVRRMKDDDLLVPHIHCKVFGTVSDPPVFDFVRRDRKTMGPVAYYACQVAKETLAQSGLSEDFIRSGRLGVAFGSTHGSPTVQRDIYRTFFSDDNTKLHNVGAVDYLKSMVHTTAVNITKMFGIRGRVISSSTACTTSSQSIGFGYEAVKYGLQDAMLCGGADEYDTTTVAVFDNLLACSTDFNDTPQLTPRPFDKQRDGLVVGEGAGCVLLEDLDAASKRGAEILGEVIGFSCYNNGGDLILPNREGIALAIEQGLANARIAAEDVDWISAHATATKMGDVTEAQSIAAVYGSRPFVSGLKSYMGHTMGSCGAIETLIALYQMADGFIAPTLNLETVDERCAMLNHVTRLVETPIHIASIQNFAFGGVNTCLFVKRFSG from the coding sequence ATGGAACGAAGAGTCGTCATTACCGGCGGAGCCGCCATCACCCCCATCGGAAGTACGCGGGAGGCCATTGTCAGGAGTCTGACCGAAGGGCTTTCCGGCGTTCGCCGGATGAAGGATGACGATCTGCTGGTACCGCACATCCACTGCAAGGTTTTCGGGACCGTGTCCGATCCGCCGGTTTTCGATTTTGTCCGCCGGGACCGCAAGACCATGGGGCCGGTGGCCTACTACGCCTGTCAGGTGGCCAAGGAGACCCTGGCCCAGTCAGGCCTGTCCGAAGATTTCATCCGGAGCGGCCGCCTGGGGGTGGCTTTCGGCTCCACCCACGGCAGCCCCACGGTCCAGCGGGACATCTACCGAACCTTTTTCAGCGACGACAATACCAAGCTGCACAACGTCGGGGCCGTGGACTACCTCAAGTCCATGGTTCACACCACGGCGGTGAACATCACCAAGATGTTTGGCATCCGGGGGCGGGTGATCAGCTCCTCCACGGCCTGCACCACCTCCAGCCAGTCTATCGGATTCGGCTACGAGGCGGTCAAATACGGACTGCAGGACGCCATGCTCTGCGGCGGAGCGGACGAGTACGACACCACCACCGTGGCGGTATTCGACAACCTGCTGGCCTGTTCCACGGATTTCAACGACACCCCCCAGCTCACCCCGCGCCCCTTCGACAAGCAAAGGGACGGCCTGGTGGTCGGCGAAGGCGCCGGCTGTGTATTGCTCGAAGATCTGGACGCGGCCAGCAAAAGGGGCGCCGAGATCCTGGGAGAAGTAATCGGTTTTTCGTGCTACAACAACGGCGGCGATCTGATTCTGCCCAATCGGGAAGGCATTGCCCTGGCCATCGAGCAGGGCCTGGCCAATGCCCGCATCGCCGCCGAGGATGTGGATTGGATCAGCGCCCACGCCACGGCCACCAAAATGGGAGACGTCACCGAGGCCCAGTCCATTGCCGCCGTTTACGGCAGCCGTCCTTTTGTCAGCGGCCTGAAAAGCTACATGGGCCACACCATGGGCTCTTGCGGGGCCATCGAAACTTTGATCGCCCTTTATCAGATGGCAGACGGCTTTATCGCCCCCACCTTGAACCTGGAAACGGTGGACGAGCGGTGCGCCATGCTCAATCACGTCACCCGGCTGGTGGAAACGCCCATTCATATCGCATCCATTCAGAATTTCGCTTTCGGCGGCGTCAACACCTGTCTGTTCGTCAAAAGATTTTCCGGATAA
- a CDS encoding lysophospholipid acyltransferase family protein translates to MTNPSRQNWLHFFKDLIVTLILWGYYTVGFVFLFAPFYLFARLFFGNVSRSFQRLNARFYRWFFILLRFLVPACRWEVASEVKAIRGAVIVANHASYLDPILLISFFPRHSTIAKDRLFRIPLYGRMLRLSGYIPSAAGGAMADLMLEAMEKMPAFLAAGGNLIIFPEGTRSRDGRIGALNTGAFKIARLCRAPIHVLYLENTARLFRPGRFLFDTRAANTIRVAHLDCIQPRYDAPGFSLTGLMDQVRGLLASHRSRAD, encoded by the coding sequence ATGACGAATCCATCCCGACAAAATTGGCTTCATTTTTTCAAGGATCTGATCGTCACCCTGATTCTGTGGGGCTACTACACCGTCGGCTTCGTTTTTCTTTTTGCGCCCTTTTACCTGTTCGCACGGTTGTTTTTCGGGAATGTCAGCCGGTCTTTCCAACGTCTCAACGCCCGTTTTTATCGCTGGTTCTTTATCCTGCTGCGGTTTCTGGTGCCGGCCTGCCGATGGGAGGTGGCCTCCGAGGTAAAGGCCATCCGGGGGGCGGTGATCGTCGCCAACCATGCCTCCTACCTGGATCCGATCCTTCTCATCTCCTTTTTCCCGCGGCACAGCACCATTGCCAAAGATCGGCTGTTTCGCATTCCGCTATACGGCCGCATGCTCCGGCTGTCCGGCTATATTCCTTCCGCTGCCGGCGGTGCGATGGCCGATCTCATGCTGGAGGCCATGGAAAAGATGCCCGCCTTTTTGGCTGCCGGCGGCAACCTGATCATTTTTCCCGAGGGCACCCGCAGCCGCGATGGCCGGATCGGTGCGCTGAACACGGGTGCCTTTAAAATTGCCAGGCTGTGCAGGGCACCCATTCATGTGTTATATCTCGAAAACACGGCGCGGCTGTTCCGACCGGGCCGGTTTCTCTTCGATACCCGAGCGGCCAATACCATCCGGGTGGCGCACCTGGATTGCATTCAACCGCGATACGACGCCCCCGGGTTTTCCCTGACCGGGTTGATGGATCAGGTTCGCGGCCTGCTTGCGTCCCACCGTTCGCGGGCGGATTGA
- a CDS encoding radical SAM protein, with product MKILLMSMPDVAPVIMHESAFHMPNLGIASIGANIDDGHEVYVVDLIRKRWGLRKHLERTLTAIRPDLVGLSAMTWQYATCAKIMRLAKQLLPEARIAIGGYHATLMPEEIAASEEARHIDYMVRGEGEEVFRRLVNAMDGKDRLADIPSLSFKNGNGFVHNPKGELLDLSRLKLPIRDKRRLTWGYHIMNRNVEVMETSRGCTRNCNFCSIRHMYGRSFRPFPLERILADIDDIYYKRKVRWIFVSDDNLVLDPERVIRLCDAIIARNYRNLFFVVQADCVTMSRNEKMVARMARAGFKSIFLGMENASKKNLAAANKGDILDASKKAVEICHRYGIMIVGGMIFGFPDDGEEEIVENYKFLKSTGADTAYCQILTPYPKTGIRQQLLDQGLVTNPDDYTRYNGMWANVKTRQLSSDELQFLFWYHNQTVMGWWNPSERIRSQGRLWTSIWLYAFKPLLKVIIAREQKRLGWRGRFQREIQARAAVNRFADLDDL from the coding sequence ATGAAAATCCTGCTCATGTCCATGCCTGACGTGGCGCCGGTGATCATGCACGAGTCGGCCTTCCACATGCCCAACCTGGGCATCGCCAGCATCGGTGCCAACATCGACGACGGACACGAGGTTTACGTGGTCGATCTGATCCGCAAGCGCTGGGGGCTGCGAAAGCATCTCGAGCGCACACTCACCGCCATCCGGCCGGACCTGGTGGGCCTTTCCGCAATGACTTGGCAATATGCCACCTGCGCCAAGATCATGCGTCTGGCCAAACAACTGCTGCCCGAGGCCAGGATCGCCATCGGGGGATATCACGCCACCCTAATGCCCGAAGAAATTGCCGCATCGGAAGAGGCCCGGCACATCGACTACATGGTGCGCGGAGAAGGGGAAGAGGTCTTCCGGCGTTTGGTGAACGCCATGGACGGCAAGGACCGTCTGGCAGACATCCCTTCTTTGTCTTTTAAAAATGGAAACGGTTTCGTCCACAATCCCAAGGGGGAACTGCTGGATCTATCCCGGCTGAAGCTTCCCATCCGCGACAAACGGCGTCTGACCTGGGGCTACCACATCATGAACCGCAACGTGGAAGTGATGGAGACCTCCCGGGGGTGCACCCGCAACTGCAATTTTTGCAGCATCCGGCACATGTATGGGCGCTCCTTTCGCCCCTTCCCCTTAGAGCGCATCCTGGCGGACATCGACGACATCTACTACAAGCGCAAGGTGCGCTGGATTTTCGTTTCCGACGACAATTTGGTGCTGGACCCCGAGCGGGTGATCCGGCTGTGCGATGCCATCATCGCCCGCAACTATCGAAACCTGTTCTTCGTTGTCCAGGCTGACTGCGTGACCATGTCCCGCAACGAGAAAATGGTGGCCCGAATGGCCCGGGCCGGTTTCAAGTCCATTTTTCTAGGCATGGAGAACGCCTCCAAAAAGAACCTGGCGGCGGCCAACAAAGGCGATATCCTGGACGCCTCGAAAAAGGCAGTGGAGATCTGCCACCGGTACGGCATCATGATCGTGGGGGGGATGATCTTCGGGTTCCCCGATGACGGCGAAGAAGAGATCGTCGAGAATTACAAATTCCTCAAATCCACCGGTGCGGATACCGCCTATTGCCAGATTCTCACACCCTATCCCAAAACCGGCATCCGCCAGCAGCTGCTGGACCAGGGACTGGTGACCAATCCCGACGACTACACCCGCTACAACGGCATGTGGGCCAACGTAAAAACCCGTCAACTCTCCTCCGATGAGTTGCAGTTCCTGTTCTGGTACCACAACCAGACGGTCATGGGCTGGTGGAATCCTTCCGAACGCATCCGCAGCCAGGGCCGCTTGTGGACCTCCATCTGGCTCTATGCTTTCAAACCGCTGCTTAAAGTGATCATCGCCCGGGAGCAGAAGCGGTTGGGATGGCGGGGAAGGTTCCAGCGGGAGATCCAAGCCCGGGCCGCGGTGAACCGGTTTGCGGATCTGGATGATCTTTGA